ATGCTAAAAGCAAGTTATAATATCTTTAATAAATTTACTCCATGGGTAAAAGGTGAGTGGCAAATAGATCGTTATATGGGTGATACAAATATCAACAGAGAATATTATCAAGATGTCTTTTTAGCTTCTATGGGTGTGCGTTATGATATCAATAAAAATTGGAATATCAATGCATCAATTTATAATCTTTTTGATAAAAGTTTTACAAATGATTGGGAATCTTATAAGAGTAAGGGTGAAGATATTTGGGTAAATACCTACAACCGCATTGAAGAAGGAAGAAGGTTTTATATTTCTATAAATGGTAATTTTTAACTTTCTATTTGCGGAGAGCCAAAGAGTTTATTAAGAGCTTCTTTGGTTTCTTCTTTTGGATCATATTTTTTAGCATCTTTTTTAAAATTTTCAAAATGCTCATTTAAATTTGGAGTATTTGTTGTTTCTTGTTTTATGGGCGTTTTGAATATATCTTGTAATTTTTGTGTTTCTAAGGGTTCTATTTTTTGAATTTTAATTTGTGCATTTTCCCCAAAGAGTTCATGAAGTAATGTCTTAATAAGCTTAAAACCATTATTTAAAACTATTCTATCATTGTCTTTTGCATGAGAACTTATATTTAAAATATTATTTTCAAAAGAGATAAATTGCGTTGTTTTTTTGAAAACCTCTGCTAAATCATAATCTCTTTTATAAATGGTTTTTAATAAATTTTCATAAGGATTAAGTTTTTCTTCTTTAGGGGTTTGTTGAATAGGAGGAATTTCTTGTTGTTTTGGACTTGGCGTGTTATCTTGTTTTGAACCTTTAATAGCCTCATCAATGGTTTTTAAATGTGTTGCTTCTATAAGCATAAAAGCCATAACGCAAAGAACAAAACTATCATCGTCACTTGAATTTAGCATTGTTTTAGCACGCGAAAGAATTCTAAAAAATCTTTCATAAATTAACATAGAAAAAAGATTATTTTTAGCAAAGAAAGCTTCTTTTAAAAAAAATATCATTTCATCAATAACATTACTTGCTTCATAATCTTCAAAATCTTTTAAAAATTCAAGAACCTTGTCTTTATTGCTATTTAAAATAGCTTGATAAAATTCTTCGATTTTAGCAGGATCTAAAAAACCTAGCATTGTTGTTATTTTTTGCGTTTGTATGTGATTTTGACAATATACTATAGCTTGATCAAGTAAGGTTAAAGTATCTCTTAAAGATCCATTTCCACTTCTTGCAATGAGTTTCAAAGCTTCTTTTTCATAGCTTATATTTTCTTTTTCTAAAATCCACTCAAGATGATTTAAAATATCATGTGTAGAAATTTGTTTAAACCTAAAATGCTGCGTTCTTGAAAGAACAGTTGCTGGTAATTTTAAAGGATCAGTTGTAGCAAGTATAAATTTCACATAGCTTGGTGGCTCTTCTAATGTTTTAAGTAAAGCATTTGCAGCTTGCGAGGTAAGCATATGAACTTCATCAATGATGAAAATTTTAAATCTTGCTAATGATGGAGCATACTTAACTTGCTCGATAAGCTCTTGTATGTCTTCTAAACTTCTATGGCTTGCAGCATCCATTTCTATAATGTCTATATTTGATCCATTTAATGAAGATATACATTGAGAGCATTCTCCACAAGGGTTAGCACTTGGCCCTTTTTCGCACACCAAAGCTCTTGAAAAAATTCTTGCACTTGAAGTTTTTCCACTTCCTCGTAAGCCTGAAAATAAATATGCATGCGCTAAGCGATTATTTTCAAGCGCGTATTTTAAACTTGTAGAAACGGTGTTTTGTCCTACAAGTTCATTGAAATTTTTTGGTCTATATTTTATAGCTAGTGCTTGAAGCATTTTTACTCATTCATAATAGATAATAATTCTTCATTACTTTTAGTTTTAAGCATTTTTGAATATAAAAATTTTAACGCTTCTATATCATCCATTTGAGAGATAGCTGATCTTATAGCCCATATTTTTTGTAATTTTTCCACCCCTTGAAGCAGTTCTTCTTTTCTAGTTCCTGATTTTATTATATTTATAGCAGGATAAATTCTTCTATCAGATATACTTCTATCTAATACTATTTCACTATTTCCCGTGCCTTTAAATTCTTCAAAAATAACTTCATCCATTCTTGATCCTGTTTCAATTAAGGCAGTTGCTATGATAGTTAGTGAGCCACCATTTTCTATATTTCTAGCAGCTCCAAAAAAGCGTTTTGGTTTATGCAATGCATTTGCATCAACCCCACCGCTTAATACCTTGCCACTACTAGGAGTTGCGGTATTATAAGCTCTTGCTAATCTTGTGATAGAATCAAGCAATATAATCACATCTTTTCCAGTTTCTACCATTCTTTTTGCTTTTTCTATAACAAGCTCAGCTACTCTAACATGATTATAAGCTGGTAAATCAAAAGTAGAGCTAAACACTTCACCCTTTACACATCTTTGCATATCGGTAACTTCTTCTGGTCTTTCATCAACTAAAAGAACTATTAAATGTGCTTCTGGATGATTTTTAGCTATAGCTGCGGCTAGTTCTTTCATTAATTCTGTTTTACCTGTTCTAGGAGGAGCTACTATAAGTCCGCGTTGCCCTTTTCCTATAGGTGCAAAAAGATCAAGCATTCTTCCAGTTAATTTAAGTGGATCATATTCTAGTTTAATTTTTTGAGTTGGAAAAATAGGAGTTAGATTATCAAATAAAGGCCTTTCTCTAGCTTCTTTTAAAGGGAGATAATTAATCGCTTCAATTTTTAATAAAGCATAGTATTTTTCTTGATCTTTTGGCTCTCTAACTTGTCCTGTTACTATATCTCCAACACGCAGAGCAAATTTACGAATTTGTGAGTTTGATACATAAGCATCATTTACACTATCGCTTAAATTTGAATCCATTCCGCGTAAAAAGCCATAGCCTTCTGGAGAAATTTCTAAAATCCCTGTAAAAAGTATAAAGCCACCTTTTTTTGTTTGAGCTTTTAAAATTTCAAATATAAGATCTTGTCTTCTAAATTCTCTTGGATTTTCTATATCAGCTTCGCTAGCTATTTTTATTAAGCTTTCTAAATCAAGCAACTTTAAATCTTCTATTTTGTAGCCTTCCACAGGAATGTGTGTTCGTTGATGTTGTTTTTTTTCTTTCGTATTTTCCATATATCCTCTAAAATGTAGAAAATGTAGTATTTAAAAATGAATACAAGATTTTATTAAAAAAAATACTATTTTGTCAAATTTTTGAAATTATAATATAGCTTTGTAAATATTTTTAAAATTGTAATTTTTAAAAAGATGATAAAATATTTTAAAAAATTTAAAGAAAGTAAAATAATGAAATGCAAGCACTGTCAGTTAGATTTTAAACAAGAGCAGATGATTGAAAAAAATGGATCTTACTTTTGCTGTAAAGGTTGTCAAAGTGTTTATGAAATACTTAAAGAAAGCGGTTTAGAAGAATTTTATGAAAAACTTGGGAATCAAACACTATCTCCTGTTGAAATTAATCATAATGTCAAAGACTATGAAAAATACATACAAAAGACTGAAGATGGTTTTAGTGAAATTTTTTTATTAATAGAAGAAATTCATTGTGCTGCTTGTGTTTGGTTAAATGAAAAAATTTTGATAAAAAGTGATGGAGTGATAGAAGTAGACATAAATTCTATTACTCATAAAGCTAGAATTGTTTTTGATGCAAATATTATTAATTTAGCAAAAATCATACAAAATATAGAAAGTATAGGATACAAAGCTAGTGTATATTCTCCAACAAAAAGTGAGCAAAGAGCGACACAAACTAAAAGAGATTTTTATGCAAAATTAATTGTCGCTTTAGCTTGTGTGATGAATATTATGTGGATATCTGTTGCAAAATATGCAGGTTTTTTTAGTGGAATGGATGCTGATACAAAAGATATTTTACATTTTGCTGAATTTTTACTTTGCACTCCTGTGCTTTTTTATACAGGTTCTGTTTTTTATAAAAATGCATATTATGCTTTAAAATTTAAAAACATTAATATGGATACTTTGGTAATTAGCGGAGCAAGTTTAGCCTATATATATTCTTTGTGGGCAATGTTTTCAAGAGCTTCTCAAGTGTATTTTGATTCTGTTGCAATGATAATTTGTTTTGTTTTTATAGGTAAGTATTTAGAACTTTTAAGTAAGAAAAAAGCACTTGATACACTCGATCATTTAAGATCGTTACTTTGTGATGAAGTAAGGGTTTTAAGAAATAATAAAATAGAACTTGTTGATGTTGAAGAAGTAAAAATAGGAGACATTATAGAATTAAAAGAAGGAGATATTGTTTTAATTGATGGTGAGTGTGTAAGTGGTAATGCAAGTTTAGATGTTTCTAGTTTAAGTGGAGAAAGCATACCAATAGATATTCAAAAAAAAGATATTATATATTCTGCTTCTTTGGTGTTAAATGGTAATATTTTATATGAAGCAAAAGCACTTTATAAGGATTCTAAACTAGCTCGGATTATTACTTTACTTGAAAATTCAAGCTCAAAAAAAGCAAAAATTGAAAAAAAAGTTAATCAAATTAGTAGATATTTTTCGCCTATTATTTTAACTTGTTCTTTTT
The genomic region above belongs to Campylobacter peloridis LMG 23910 and contains:
- a CDS encoding heavy metal translocating P-type ATPase; this encodes MKCKHCQLDFKQEQMIEKNGSYFCCKGCQSVYEILKESGLEEFYEKLGNQTLSPVEINHNVKDYEKYIQKTEDGFSEIFLLIEEIHCAACVWLNEKILIKSDGVIEVDINSITHKARIVFDANIINLAKIIQNIESIGYKASVYSPTKSEQRATQTKRDFYAKLIVALACVMNIMWISVAKYAGFFSGMDADTKDILHFAEFLLCTPVLFYTGSVFYKNAYYALKFKNINMDTLVISGASLAYIYSLWAMFSRASQVYFDSVAMIICFVFIGKYLELLSKKKALDTLDHLRSLLCDEVRVLRNNKIELVDVEEVKIGDIIELKEGDIVLIDGECVSGNASLDVSSLSGESIPIDIQKKDIIYSASLVLNGNILYEAKALYKDSKLARIITLLENSSSKKAKIEKKVNQISRYFSPIILTCSFLCFIFTYFILNLTIEEAVIRMVSVLIIACPCALALATPVSSLVAISTALKEKILFKEAGVVEDLSKCNIAVFDKTGVLTKAKLEVKKSILDDDLDINELICFLRLTNHPVAKSILDYLKDGVLENIRFENIQNFQAKGYKAFIKENEFLGGNKRFFNENNIYINKIDEIQGTHFIFAKNKKILAIFELEDQIRESSQKLINFMKKQNMQIYMLTGDNQNAAEKVAYALGIKNYKASCMPEDKMQMVYELNQQGKVLMIGDGVNDALALSYAGVGISLKEGSELAMQNCDIILLKNDLQSLQKAILISKKTYMIIKQNLAFSLFYNALTMPLAFFGLINPLIAALSMSFSSIIVVLNALRIKK
- a CDS encoding DNA polymerase III subunit gamma/tau, with amino-acid sequence MLQALAIKYRPKNFNELVGQNTVSTSLKYALENNRLAHAYLFSGLRGSGKTSSARIFSRALVCEKGPSANPCGECSQCISSLNGSNIDIIEMDAASHRSLEDIQELIEQVKYAPSLARFKIFIIDEVHMLTSQAANALLKTLEEPPSYVKFILATTDPLKLPATVLSRTQHFRFKQISTHDILNHLEWILEKENISYEKEALKLIARSGNGSLRDTLTLLDQAIVYCQNHIQTQKITTMLGFLDPAKIEEFYQAILNSNKDKVLEFLKDFEDYEASNVIDEMIFFLKEAFFAKNNLFSMLIYERFFRILSRAKTMLNSSDDDSFVLCVMAFMLIEATHLKTIDEAIKGSKQDNTPSPKQQEIPPIQQTPKEEKLNPYENLLKTIYKRDYDLAEVFKKTTQFISFENNILNISSHAKDNDRIVLNNGFKLIKTLLHELFGENAQIKIQKIEPLETQKLQDIFKTPIKQETTNTPNLNEHFENFKKDAKKYDPKEETKEALNKLFGSPQIES
- the rho gene encoding transcription termination factor Rho, with translation MENTKEKKQHQRTHIPVEGYKIEDLKLLDLESLIKIASEADIENPREFRRQDLIFEILKAQTKKGGFILFTGILEISPEGYGFLRGMDSNLSDSVNDAYVSNSQIRKFALRVGDIVTGQVREPKDQEKYYALLKIEAINYLPLKEARERPLFDNLTPIFPTQKIKLEYDPLKLTGRMLDLFAPIGKGQRGLIVAPPRTGKTELMKELAAAIAKNHPEAHLIVLLVDERPEEVTDMQRCVKGEVFSSTFDLPAYNHVRVAELVIEKAKRMVETGKDVIILLDSITRLARAYNTATPSSGKVLSGGVDANALHKPKRFFGAARNIENGGSLTIIATALIETGSRMDEVIFEEFKGTGNSEIVLDRSISDRRIYPAINIIKSGTRKEELLQGVEKLQKIWAIRSAISQMDDIEALKFLYSKMLKTKSNEELLSIMNE